From the genome of Drosophila melanogaster chromosome 2L, one region includes:
- the ine gene encoding inebriated, isoform A: MPNRQDYDAQSSKHSEQSFFRFNRVAKVPLGVDDDDSYLDMSDETAQLKPRQQHWANKMQFVLACIGYSVGLGNVWRFPYMCYKSGGGVFLVPYCIILFICSIPLLFMELSVGQYTGRGPIGALGQLCPLFKGAGLASVVVSFLMSTYYSVIIGYSIYYFFTSFKTEMPWIDCNNRWNTPDCWVPQRKGINASAPDTSRTPSEEFFENKVLQISGGLEYPGMMRWELFACLICAWLMVYFATWKSIKSSAKVRYFTATFPFVLIIILMVRAVTLDGAAEGLRFFFRPKWSELKNANVWINAASQNFNSLGITFGSMISFASYNKYNNNILRDTVAVSAVNMITSLLVGIFAFSTLGNLALEQNTNVRDVIGDGPGMIFVVYPQAMAKMPYAQLWAVMFFFMLLCLGLNSQFAIVEVVVTSIQDGFPRWIKRHLGYHEIVVLFVCVISCLFGMPNIIQGGIYYFQLMDHYAASVTIMFLAFCQMIAIAWFYGTGRLSKNVKQMTGKAPSFYLRSCWLVLGPCLLFAIWVLSLINYHEPTYHNGRYTYPDWAYGIGWMFASFSLICIPGYAVINFLRSSGDTFWERIRNTLRPNIYECKICGEHHCEHDYPEQEQFMLAQEMATVYKPTNPHLLNLGQKCGYNAMQASPSHAEAGGPCGQ, encoded by the exons ATGCCGAACCGCCAGGACTACGATGCACAGTCCTCGAAGCACTCGGAACAGTCCTTCTTCCGCTTCAACCGGGTGGCCAAAGT ACCCCTGGGGGTGGATGACGATGACAGCTACCTGGACATGTCCGATGAGACGGCCCAGCTCAAGCCGCGCCAGCAGCACTGGGCCAATAAGATGCAATTCGTCCTGGCCTGCATAGGATACTCGGTGGGTCTGGGCAACGTCTGGCGTTTTCCGTACATGTGCTACAAGAGTGGCGGTG GTGTTTTTCTAGTACCTTATTGCATAATACTGTTCATATGCAGCATTCCGCTGCTCTTCATGGAGCTGTCCGTTGGCCAATACACCGGTCGAGGACCCATTGGAGCACTGGGTCAACTGTGTCCTCTGTTCAAGG GAGCCGGACTCGCCAGCGTGGTCGTCTCGTTCCTCATGTCCACCTACTATAGTGTCATCATAGGCTACTCCATCTACTACTTCTTTACGTCGTTCAAAACGGAAATGCCCTGGATCGACTGCAACAACAG GTGGAACACGCCCGATTGCTGGGTGCCACAGCGCAAGGGGATTAATGCCAGTGCGCCGGACACATCTCGCACTCCATCCGAGGAATTCTTCGA AAACAAGGTCCTGCAGATCAGCGGTGGCCTGGAGTATCCGGGCATGATGCGCTGGGAGCTATTTGCCTGCCTGATCTGCGCCTGGCTAATGGTCTACTTCGCCACGTGGAAGTCGATCAAGTCGTCGGCGAAGGTGCGCTACTTCACGGCCACGTTTCCGTTCGTGCTGATCATCATCCTGATGGTGCGCGCGGTGACCCTGGATGGAGCTGCTGAGGGTTTGCGCTTCTTCTTCCGTCCCAAGTGGTCGGAGCTGAAGAACGCCAATGTGTGGATCAACGCCGCATCCCAGAACTTCAACTCGCTGGGCATTACATTCGGATCCATGATCTCCTTTGCCAGCTACAACAAGTACAACAACAATATCCTGCGAGATACCGTGGCAGTGAGTGCGGTGAATATGATCACCAGTCTCCTGGTGGGCATCTTTGCCTTCTCCACGCTGGGCAATCTGGCGCTGGAGCAGAACACCAATGTGAGGGACGTCATCGGTGATGGACCGGGCATGATATTCGTGGTGTATCCCCAGGCGATGGCTAAGATGCCGTACGCTCAGCTCTGGGCGGTCATGTTCTTCTTCATGCTGCTCTGCCTAGGTCTGAACTCGCAGTTTGCCATTGTGGAGGTTGTGGTCACGTCCATACAGGATGGCTTTCCGCGGTGGATCAAGCGGCACCTGGGCTATCACGAAATCGTGGTCCTGTTCGTCTGTGTCATCTCATGTCTCTTCGGGATGCCCAACATCATACAGGGTGGCATCTACTACTTCCAGCTAATGGATCACTACGCCGCCTCCGTGACGATCATGTTTCTGGCCTTCTGTCAAATGATTGCCATTGCCTGGTTCTACGGCACGGGAAGACTGTCGAAGAACGTCAAGCAAATGACCGGAAAGGCGCCTTCGTTCTATCTCAGATCCTGCTGGCTAGTCCTGGGACCCTGCCTCCTCTTT GCCATCTGGGTATTGAGTCTGATCAACTACCACGAGCCCACCTACCACAATGGACGCTATACCTATCCGGACTGGGCCTACGGAATAGGCTGGATGTTCGCTTCATTCTCGCTGATCTGCATACCTGGATATGCGGTTATCAACTTCCTGCGCTCCAGTGGAGATACCTTTTGGGAA CGCATCCGGAACACGCTGAGACCCAACATCTACGAGTGCAAGATTTGCGGGGAACACCACTGCGAACACGACTATCCGGAGCAGGAGCAGTTTATGCTGGCCCAGGAAATGGCCACAGTGTACAAGCCCACCAACCCACACCTGCTCAATCTCGGCCAGAAGTGCGGCTACAACGCCATGCAAGCCTCACCCTCACATGCGGAGGCAGGAGGACCATGTGGCCAGTAG
- the ine gene encoding inebriated, isoform B, producing the protein MAENKDVSQVLNTTPDQVVINRAPPTGLAPLRHSQLSDSGAESCYEGDEQARLIRSSSSRAHKFIIIPATPGTPPGSGAVAGPLPFRQTSSTTSLAAMAAALHKQSPLRHTSVRTRPSSEVLQPGQVLANQPTAAVSTSTVTFTIDDCNEEGDAIPAAASVPAPVTMPAISPTPATLTCTTTTTMAGDSVAVSPLSMELKSRLGSHHSSMRSVVSGYLPGLSDSSGNLVGGVSMATSGLQAPNPLYMQPQASLSGSSYHFHELAGNQIYSDVTSVRSLASIGIGSTDGRKLVIRRVPTTANELFDMVNPQTPPPLGVDDDDSYLDMSDETAQLKPRQQHWANKMQFVLACIGYSVGLGNVWRFPYMCYKSGGGVFLVPYCIILFICSIPLLFMELSVGQYTGRGPIGALGQLCPLFKGAGLASVVVSFLMSTYYSVIIGYSIYYFFTSFKTEMPWIDCNNRWNTPDCWVPQRKGINASAPDTSRTPSEEFFENKVLQISGGLEYPGMMRWELFACLICAWLMVYFATWKSIKSSAKVRYFTATFPFVLIIILMVRAVTLDGAAEGLRFFFRPKWSELKNANVWINAASQNFNSLGITFGSMISFASYNKYNNNILRDTVAVSAVNMITSLLVGIFAFSTLGNLALEQNTNVRDVIGDGPGMIFVVYPQAMAKMPYAQLWAVMFFFMLLCLGLNSQFAIVEVVVTSIQDGFPRWIKRHLGYHEIVVLFVCVISCLFGMPNIIQGGIYYFQLMDHYAASVTIMFLAFCQMIAIAWFYGTGRLSKNVKQMTGKAPSFYLRSCWLVLGPCLLFAIWVLSLINYHEPTYHNGRYTYPDWAYGIGWMFASFSLICIPGYAVINFLRSSGDTFWERIRNTLRPNIYECKICGEHHCEHDYPEQEQFMLAQEMATVYKPTNPHLLNLGQKCGYNAMQASPSHAEAGGPCGQ; encoded by the exons ATGGCGGAGAACAAAGACGTCAGCCAGGTGCTAAACACCACACCCGACCAGGTGGTCATCAATCGTGCCCCGCCCACCGGACTAGCGCCCTTGAGGCACAGCCAACTCTCTGATAGCGGAGCGGAGAGCTGCTACGAGGGCGATGAGCAGGCACGGCTCATCCGGTCCTCATCGTCGCGGGCGCACAAGTTCATCATAATACCGGCCACGCCAGGAACACCGCCGGGAAGCGGTGCGGTAGCAGGACCACTTCCCTTTCGCCAGACCAGCTCAACCACATCGCTGGCGGCCATGGCAGCTGCGCTGCACAAACAGTCTCCACTGCGCCATACATCGGTGCGAACCAGGCCCAGTTCGGAGGTATTGCAACCGGGCCAGGTGCTCGCCAATCAGCCAACGGCAGCTGTATCCACCTCCACGGTGACCTTCACCATTGACGACTGCAATGAAGAAGGCGATGCCATTCCTGCTGCAGCTTCAGTTCCAGCTCCCGTGACCATGCCCGCCATCTCACCCACGCCGGCCACCTTGacctgcaccaccaccaccaccatggCCGGTGATTCGGTGGCCGTCTCGCCGCTCAGCATGGAGCTGAAGTCGCGGTTAGGCAGCCATCACAGCAGCATGCGCTCCGTAGTCTCAG GTTATCTTCCAGGCCTGAGCGACAGTAGCGGCAATCTGGTTGGAGGCGTATCGATGGCCACTTCCGGATTACAGGCCCCCAATCCGCTCTACATGCAACCACAGGCCTCGCTGAGCGGCAGTTCCTATCATTTCCACGAACTGGCCGGCAACCAGATCTACTCCGATGTGACCTCCGTTCGCTCGCTGGCCTCCATTGGCATTGGGTCGACGGATGGGCGCAAGCTGGTCATCCGGCGAGTGCCCACCACCGCCAACGAGCTGTTCGACATGGTCAATCCGCAGACGCCACC ACCCCTGGGGGTGGATGACGATGACAGCTACCTGGACATGTCCGATGAGACGGCCCAGCTCAAGCCGCGCCAGCAGCACTGGGCCAATAAGATGCAATTCGTCCTGGCCTGCATAGGATACTCGGTGGGTCTGGGCAACGTCTGGCGTTTTCCGTACATGTGCTACAAGAGTGGCGGTG GTGTTTTTCTAGTACCTTATTGCATAATACTGTTCATATGCAGCATTCCGCTGCTCTTCATGGAGCTGTCCGTTGGCCAATACACCGGTCGAGGACCCATTGGAGCACTGGGTCAACTGTGTCCTCTGTTCAAGG GAGCCGGACTCGCCAGCGTGGTCGTCTCGTTCCTCATGTCCACCTACTATAGTGTCATCATAGGCTACTCCATCTACTACTTCTTTACGTCGTTCAAAACGGAAATGCCCTGGATCGACTGCAACAACAG GTGGAACACGCCCGATTGCTGGGTGCCACAGCGCAAGGGGATTAATGCCAGTGCGCCGGACACATCTCGCACTCCATCCGAGGAATTCTTCGA AAACAAGGTCCTGCAGATCAGCGGTGGCCTGGAGTATCCGGGCATGATGCGCTGGGAGCTATTTGCCTGCCTGATCTGCGCCTGGCTAATGGTCTACTTCGCCACGTGGAAGTCGATCAAGTCGTCGGCGAAGGTGCGCTACTTCACGGCCACGTTTCCGTTCGTGCTGATCATCATCCTGATGGTGCGCGCGGTGACCCTGGATGGAGCTGCTGAGGGTTTGCGCTTCTTCTTCCGTCCCAAGTGGTCGGAGCTGAAGAACGCCAATGTGTGGATCAACGCCGCATCCCAGAACTTCAACTCGCTGGGCATTACATTCGGATCCATGATCTCCTTTGCCAGCTACAACAAGTACAACAACAATATCCTGCGAGATACCGTGGCAGTGAGTGCGGTGAATATGATCACCAGTCTCCTGGTGGGCATCTTTGCCTTCTCCACGCTGGGCAATCTGGCGCTGGAGCAGAACACCAATGTGAGGGACGTCATCGGTGATGGACCGGGCATGATATTCGTGGTGTATCCCCAGGCGATGGCTAAGATGCCGTACGCTCAGCTCTGGGCGGTCATGTTCTTCTTCATGCTGCTCTGCCTAGGTCTGAACTCGCAGTTTGCCATTGTGGAGGTTGTGGTCACGTCCATACAGGATGGCTTTCCGCGGTGGATCAAGCGGCACCTGGGCTATCACGAAATCGTGGTCCTGTTCGTCTGTGTCATCTCATGTCTCTTCGGGATGCCCAACATCATACAGGGTGGCATCTACTACTTCCAGCTAATGGATCACTACGCCGCCTCCGTGACGATCATGTTTCTGGCCTTCTGTCAAATGATTGCCATTGCCTGGTTCTACGGCACGGGAAGACTGTCGAAGAACGTCAAGCAAATGACCGGAAAGGCGCCTTCGTTCTATCTCAGATCCTGCTGGCTAGTCCTGGGACCCTGCCTCCTCTTT GCCATCTGGGTATTGAGTCTGATCAACTACCACGAGCCCACCTACCACAATGGACGCTATACCTATCCGGACTGGGCCTACGGAATAGGCTGGATGTTCGCTTCATTCTCGCTGATCTGCATACCTGGATATGCGGTTATCAACTTCCTGCGCTCCAGTGGAGATACCTTTTGGGAA CGCATCCGGAACACGCTGAGACCCAACATCTACGAGTGCAAGATTTGCGGGGAACACCACTGCGAACACGACTATCCGGAGCAGGAGCAGTTTATGCTGGCCCAGGAAATGGCCACAGTGTACAAGCCCACCAACCCACACCTGCTCAATCTCGGCCAGAAGTGCGGCTACAACGCCATGCAAGCCTCACCCTCACATGCGGAGGCAGGAGGACCATGTGGCCAGTAG